A single Marinobacter sp. es.042 DNA region contains:
- a CDS encoding ABC transporter permease has translation MASPPSQSQASEQAGSPTGRVRFHSGRLTIQGDWTLAGFYSLKQQLAALAGDARAPENLDLTGLQKIDTAGASLIGSFLGPDTLKHHVASDDSLSREKAALLMAVADSLTRVAKPDRPKGSLIRRSLGNTGQKVESIALLLWVLTGFIGQTLGTLAWNLPRPWRWRMTPFVAAVHDTGLNALPIVALLTFLVGAVVAFLGATVLDDFGATIYTVNLVAFSFLREFGVLLAAILLAGRTASAFTAQIGAMKVNEELDAIRTLGLNPIELLVLPRVMAMMVSLPILTFVGMISGMFGGAMVCALVLDISPTQFMAIVQRDIALQHFVVGIVKAPIFAFLIAVIGCLEGFKVAGSAQSVGEHTTSSVVQSIFMVILLDSIAALFFMEMGW, from the coding sequence ATGGCATCACCCCCTTCCCAGTCCCAGGCATCTGAGCAGGCCGGTTCGCCAACCGGCAGGGTCCGATTCCATTCGGGCCGCCTGACCATTCAGGGTGATTGGACACTTGCGGGCTTTTATTCCCTGAAGCAACAATTGGCTGCACTCGCTGGCGATGCCCGTGCACCCGAAAACCTGGACCTAACAGGTCTGCAGAAGATTGATACAGCAGGCGCGTCGCTGATCGGCTCCTTCCTGGGGCCCGATACCCTGAAACATCATGTGGCCAGTGATGACAGCCTCTCCAGGGAAAAGGCTGCTCTGCTTATGGCGGTTGCCGATTCCCTGACGCGCGTGGCAAAACCCGACAGACCCAAGGGTTCGTTAATACGCCGATCTCTTGGCAACACCGGCCAAAAAGTGGAATCAATTGCTCTTCTGCTGTGGGTGTTAACCGGATTTATCGGCCAGACACTCGGCACCCTGGCCTGGAACCTTCCCAGGCCCTGGCGCTGGCGCATGACACCCTTCGTCGCGGCCGTTCATGATACGGGCCTGAATGCCCTGCCCATCGTGGCATTGCTCACATTCCTGGTGGGCGCTGTGGTGGCGTTTCTGGGGGCAACGGTTCTGGATGATTTTGGCGCGACCATTTATACGGTCAACCTGGTGGCATTCTCGTTCCTGCGGGAATTTGGCGTGCTTTTGGCCGCGATCCTTTTGGCGGGTCGGACTGCCAGCGCCTTTACCGCCCAAATTGGCGCCATGAAGGTCAACGAAGAGCTTGATGCCATACGCACCCTGGGCCTGAATCCCATTGAATTGCTTGTCCTCCCAAGGGTAATGGCAATGATGGTGAGCCTGCCCATTCTCACCTTTGTGGGCATGATCTCGGGCATGTTTGGGGGCGCCATGGTCTGCGCCCTGGTGCTGGACATCTCCCCTACCCAGTTCATGGCCATAGTTCAGCGGGACATTGCTCTGCAGCATTTCGTAGTAGGCATCGTGAAGGCACCTATCTTTGCGTTCCTGATTGCCGTGATTGGCTGTCTCGAGGGATTCAAGGTGGCCGGCAGTGCACAGTCAGTGGGCGAGCACACCACCTCCAGCGTGGTTCAGTCCATCTTTATGGTAATTCTGCTCGATTCCATTGCTGCACTATTCTTTATGGAAATGGGCTGGTAA
- a CDS encoding ABC transporter ATP-binding protein, with amino-acid sequence MSASPNPETRNEPVISVRDLCNRFGEHVVHENLDLDLLQGEILGVVGGSGTGKTVLLRSIVGLNTPASGHIRVFGEDLIQLSARARSRVEQRFGVLFQGGALFTSLNLQENIAVPLIEHAGLKRPEAEELARMKLALAGLPPDAAVRYPSELSGGMVKRASLARALALDPEILFLDEPTAGLDPIGAAAFDRLLVTLRDALGLTVFLVTHDLDTLYSTCDRVAVLSQRKVLVADTLEAVAATEDEWIQDYFNGPRGRAASYAFRDHSNTRNQEQ; translated from the coding sequence ATGTCAGCATCCCCGAACCCTGAAACAAGAAACGAGCCGGTAATTTCCGTACGGGATCTTTGCAACCGGTTTGGCGAGCACGTTGTGCATGAGAACCTCGACCTGGATCTTCTCCAGGGCGAAATACTGGGCGTGGTTGGCGGGTCAGGAACCGGCAAAACGGTACTTTTGCGCAGTATCGTCGGGCTGAACACGCCCGCCTCGGGACATATTCGGGTGTTTGGTGAGGATCTTATCCAGCTTTCGGCACGGGCACGTTCCCGCGTAGAGCAACGCTTCGGTGTTTTGTTCCAGGGTGGCGCCCTGTTTACTTCGCTGAACCTGCAGGAGAATATCGCCGTTCCGTTGATAGAACACGCCGGCCTGAAGCGGCCCGAAGCGGAGGAGCTGGCTCGTATGAAGCTGGCTCTGGCCGGCTTACCCCCTGATGCGGCGGTACGCTATCCGTCTGAGCTTTCCGGCGGCATGGTAAAGCGGGCAAGCCTGGCGCGGGCCCTGGCTCTTGATCCGGAGATCCTGTTTCTGGATGAACCCACAGCCGGTCTGGACCCGATTGGCGCTGCCGCCTTCGACAGACTGCTGGTGACGCTTCGGGATGCCCTGGGACTCACCGTGTTTCTGGTGACCCATGATCTGGACACCCTTTACTCAACCTGTGACCGGGTTGCGGTACTGTCACAGCGCAAGGTTCTGGTTGCTGATACGCTGGAGGCAGTTGCCGCCACGGAGGACGAATGGATTCAGGACTACTTTAACGGCCCCCGTGGCCGGGCAGCCAGCTACGCATTCAGGGATCATTCGAACACACGGAATCAGGAGCAGTAA
- a CDS encoding MlaD family protein → MEPRAHHLIIGLFTILAFAAALIFSLWLAKSSADREWGYYEILFDHAVGGLSEGNPVLYSGVQIGDVVELSLDPDNPGHVRVLVRVDQSVPIRENTKAGLVLANITGSMNVQFSGGSPDQPALKGDRDNPSVIVAEPSAFNSLLANGEQLLAKADQLLTSATELLSGDNIQNASAILQNTREATDALVARRDQLIALLDQFDAAAVRAEEAAIKVSRVSDNANELLQTDGQRVLESMDRALAVMTTTITRIDELTRNNQGAMDAGLQGMGELAPALRELRATLRSLNQFTHRLEQDPTGTLFGNETMKEMAQ, encoded by the coding sequence ATGGAGCCAAGGGCCCACCACCTGATCATTGGCCTGTTTACCATCCTGGCCTTTGCGGCAGCGCTGATCTTTTCCCTTTGGCTGGCGAAATCTTCCGCCGATCGGGAATGGGGCTACTACGAAATCCTGTTCGACCACGCCGTGGGTGGCCTGTCCGAAGGCAATCCTGTGCTCTATAGCGGCGTTCAGATTGGTGATGTGGTGGAGCTGAGTCTGGACCCGGACAATCCCGGCCATGTTCGGGTGCTGGTTCGAGTTGATCAGTCGGTTCCCATTCGCGAGAACACCAAAGCAGGCCTGGTGCTCGCGAACATCACCGGCAGCATGAACGTTCAGTTCAGCGGTGGAAGTCCGGACCAGCCAGCGTTGAAGGGCGATCGTGATAACCCGTCGGTCATTGTTGCCGAGCCCTCGGCATTCAATAGCCTGCTTGCCAACGGCGAACAACTCCTGGCCAAGGCGGACCAGCTACTTACCAGCGCTACAGAGCTGTTATCCGGTGACAACATCCAGAACGCGTCGGCCATCCTGCAGAACACGCGCGAAGCCACGGATGCACTCGTCGCCCGGCGCGACCAGCTGATCGCGCTACTCGACCAATTCGATGCCGCCGCTGTTCGCGCAGAGGAAGCCGCTATCAAGGTGTCCAGAGTTTCCGATAATGCCAACGAACTGCTGCAAACCGATGGCCAACGGGTTCTGGAATCCATGGACAGAGCCCTCGCTGTGATGACCACCACCATAACGCGGATTGATGAGCTGACCCGCAACAATCAGGGGGCAATGGATGCCGGGCTCCAGGGTATGGGAGAGTTGGCACCCGCGCTGAGGGAACTGAGGGCCACCCTGCGCAGCCTGAATCAGTTTACTCACCGCCTGGAGCAGGATCCCACGGGCACTCTGTTCGGCAATGAAACCATGAAGGAGATGGCACAGTGA
- a CDS encoding ABC-type transport auxiliary lipoprotein family protein, with protein sequence MTLLLGAAFASGCTVFPNPEPPRIMDLAVAQAVPEAERPIMASLRVDTPYASEPFNGSRILAKPTPHEFRAYEGTRWRDTGPVVVRDTLVSSLRKSNAYKNVITDTNSAQAELTLVTELSAFHAETPESGPQVVIELHLQVVHDRSRARLCTRTVRIVEPASGTSVDQIVEAFGTAGSKLAARVINWARWCDYPSDLRPSPGTDQPRQP encoded by the coding sequence GTGACACTTCTCCTCGGTGCTGCCTTTGCCAGTGGCTGCACGGTGTTTCCAAACCCGGAACCACCCAGGATTATGGACCTGGCTGTGGCCCAGGCGGTCCCGGAGGCCGAGCGACCAATCATGGCATCGCTTCGCGTAGACACTCCCTATGCCTCTGAGCCTTTTAACGGATCGCGGATTCTGGCCAAGCCTACACCTCACGAGTTCCGGGCCTACGAGGGGACCCGTTGGAGGGACACCGGGCCAGTGGTGGTCAGGGATACACTGGTCAGCAGCCTTCGGAAGAGTAACGCCTACAAGAACGTGATTACGGATACCAATTCGGCGCAGGCTGAGTTAACCCTGGTCACCGAACTATCGGCGTTTCACGCGGAAACCCCGGAATCCGGACCGCAGGTGGTCATTGAACTTCATTTGCAGGTGGTTCACGACCGTTCGAGGGCCAGACTGTGCACTCGCACCGTCCGGATTGTGGAGCCGGCCTCAGGCACATCGGTTGACCAGATTGTTGAGGCCTTCGGAACCGCTGGCAGCAAGCTGGCTGCCAGGGTGATTAACTGGGCTAGGTGGTGTGACTATCCGTCTGACCTGAGGCCTTCTCCGGGAACAGATCAGCCCAGGCAGCCTTGA
- the pgsA gene encoding CDP-diacylglycerol--glycerol-3-phosphate 3-phosphatidyltransferase encodes MNLPNILTLSRIIMIPVFVVIFYLPVGWSYLVSAAIFGLAAATDWLDGYLARKLDQSTPFGAFLDPVADKLMVAVALAVLIEEHSAILLTIPATVIIGREIVISALREWMAEIGSRNSVAVSYIGKIKTTAQMCAIVGLLAFPPGVLWANVALVLLYIAATLTLWSMGLYLKAAWADLFPEKASGQTDSHTT; translated from the coding sequence ATGAATTTACCAAACATCCTCACCCTCTCCCGCATCATCATGATTCCGGTGTTTGTGGTGATTTTTTACCTGCCGGTGGGGTGGAGCTACCTCGTAAGTGCGGCCATTTTCGGTTTGGCGGCAGCCACGGACTGGCTCGACGGTTACCTGGCCCGCAAACTCGACCAGAGCACGCCCTTTGGCGCCTTTCTCGACCCGGTGGCAGACAAACTCATGGTGGCCGTTGCGCTGGCTGTGCTGATCGAGGAACACTCGGCGATTCTGCTGACGATTCCGGCCACTGTTATCATTGGTCGTGAAATAGTCATTTCCGCCCTGCGGGAATGGATGGCGGAAATTGGCAGCCGCAACAGTGTGGCGGTTTCCTATATTGGCAAGATCAAGACCACGGCGCAGATGTGCGCGATAGTCGGCCTTCTGGCATTTCCTCCCGGCGTGCTCTGGGCCAATGTCGCTTTGGTGCTACTCTATATCGCCGCGACTCTCACGCTTTGGTCCATGGGCCTCTACCTCAAGGCTGCCTGGGCTGATCTGTTCCCGGAGAAGGCCTCAGGTCAGACGGATAGTCACACCACCTAG
- the uvrC gene encoding excinuclease ABC subunit UvrC, which translates to MPTRSDPESNTIGEFDSKSFLKQLTERPGVYRMYDEAGSVLYVGKARNLKKRVGSYFRKTGLAPKTEALVSKIASIEVTITGSETEALLLEQNLIKSLRPPYNILLRDDKSYPYIYLSSHSDYPSLTFRRGRTKKGGGTWFGPFPSSGAVKESLNVLQKIFRIRNCSESFFRNRTRPCLQYQINRCTAPCVEYITPEEYQQDIRHASMFLEGKNPAILHDLMNAMEAASKNLEFEKAAAYRDQINYLRHVQEQQSVDGEGGDADVIAIAQDAGVVCIVVIIVRGGRVLGTKDYFPRYSIEQTEGELLSAFLGQYYFGGNTRREIPRDILVPVDVEGQELLAEALTESANRETRIRGNVRGERRRWLELAMTNARQTLLTHLASKETVYRRLLALRDLLELAETPSRMECFDISHSHGENTVASCVVFDENGPLKSDYRLYNIEGVTAGDDYAAMRQVLSRRYKRMVAGEGKRPDLVFIDGGKGQLNIAREVFEELEISDIPLIGVAKGVTRRAGMEQLIDAMTGDVFRVPADSPALHLIQHIRDESHRFAITGHRARRDKKRRQSTLEGIEGVGPKKRRDLIRYFGGIQELRKAGVDEMTKVQGISKSLAETIYAALHDE; encoded by the coding sequence ATGCCGACAAGGTCTGACCCTGAGAGCAACACCATCGGGGAGTTTGACAGCAAGAGCTTCCTGAAACAGCTTACCGAGCGGCCCGGCGTCTACAGAATGTATGACGAGGCTGGTTCGGTGTTGTACGTGGGTAAGGCCCGCAACCTGAAAAAGCGGGTTGGTAGCTACTTCCGAAAGACTGGCCTTGCGCCGAAAACCGAAGCCCTGGTCAGCAAGATCGCCTCTATCGAGGTGACTATCACCGGCAGTGAAACCGAGGCACTGCTGCTCGAACAGAACCTGATCAAATCGTTACGGCCGCCCTATAACATCCTGCTCCGTGACGATAAGTCCTATCCCTATATCTATCTGTCTTCCCACAGTGATTACCCCTCGCTGACGTTTCGTCGTGGCCGCACCAAAAAAGGTGGCGGTACCTGGTTTGGTCCGTTTCCGAGCTCCGGCGCAGTCAAGGAAAGTCTTAATGTATTGCAGAAGATATTCCGTATAAGAAACTGTAGTGAAAGCTTTTTCAGGAACCGAACAAGGCCTTGCCTGCAGTATCAGATTAACCGTTGCACAGCACCTTGTGTTGAATACATTACGCCCGAGGAGTATCAGCAGGACATCCGCCACGCCAGCATGTTTCTGGAGGGCAAGAACCCTGCGATCCTCCACGATTTGATGAATGCCATGGAAGCCGCTTCCAAGAACCTGGAGTTCGAGAAAGCGGCGGCCTATCGCGACCAGATCAACTACTTGCGCCATGTTCAGGAGCAGCAGTCGGTAGACGGCGAGGGTGGCGATGCGGATGTAATCGCCATTGCCCAGGATGCGGGTGTCGTCTGCATCGTGGTGATCATTGTGCGCGGTGGCCGGGTGCTGGGTACCAAGGACTACTTCCCGCGGTACTCCATTGAACAGACCGAAGGTGAACTGCTCAGCGCCTTCCTTGGCCAGTACTATTTCGGCGGCAATACGCGACGGGAGATACCACGGGATATCCTGGTGCCGGTTGACGTGGAAGGTCAGGAACTGTTGGCCGAGGCACTCACCGAGTCGGCGAACCGGGAAACCCGGATTCGCGGCAATGTTCGGGGTGAACGACGTCGCTGGCTTGAACTGGCCATGACCAACGCCCGCCAGACATTGCTCACACACCTTGCCAGCAAGGAAACGGTGTACCGGCGGTTACTGGCCCTGCGCGACCTGCTGGAGCTGGCTGAGACCCCGTCGCGCATGGAGTGTTTCGACATCAGCCACAGCCACGGGGAAAATACCGTCGCATCCTGTGTGGTTTTCGATGAGAATGGCCCCCTGAAGAGCGATTACAGGCTGTACAATATCGAAGGCGTTACCGCCGGCGATGATTACGCTGCCATGCGACAGGTGCTTTCCCGTCGCTATAAGCGGATGGTGGCCGGGGAGGGTAAGCGCCCGGATCTGGTGTTCATCGACGGTGGTAAGGGGCAGTTGAACATTGCCCGGGAAGTCTTTGAAGAGCTTGAGATTTCCGATATTCCGCTGATTGGTGTTGCCAAGGGTGTGACCCGTCGGGCGGGTATGGAGCAGCTGATTGACGCCATGACCGGCGATGTGTTCCGGGTGCCCGCGGATTCGCCCGCGTTGCACCTGATACAGCACATTCGGGACGAGTCCCACCGCTTTGCGATTACCGGGCATCGGGCCCGCAGGGACAAAAAGCGGCGGCAGTCTACACTGGAAGGCATCGAGGGCGTGGGGCCGAAGAAGCGTCGCGACCTGATTCGTTACTTTGGCGGAATACAGGAACTCCGCAAGGCCGGAGTCGATGAGATGACAAAGGTGCAGGGCATCAGCAAGTCACTGGCCGAAACCATATACGCAGCATTGCACGACGAGTAA
- the uvrY gene encoding UvrY/SirA/GacA family response regulator transcription factor, which produces MIRVLVVDDHELVRSGITRMLADNPDIDVIGQAPSGEDSIDFVRQERPDIVLMDIRMPGIGGLEATRRILRIDDSIRVIVVTACADDPYPTRVMQSGATAYITKGADIKEMVRAIRMAHSGQRYISPEIAQKMALKQLGGGDRDEDGELTLFDRLSEREMQIAMMVVDCQKVQDISDKLCLSPKTVNSYRYRIFEKLEISSDVELALMAVRLGLLDADKV; this is translated from the coding sequence TTGATCAGGGTACTGGTTGTAGATGACCACGAGTTGGTGAGGTCCGGTATTACCCGGATGCTGGCTGACAACCCCGACATTGACGTCATCGGGCAGGCGCCATCCGGAGAGGATTCCATCGATTTCGTCCGCCAGGAGCGGCCGGACATCGTACTCATGGACATCCGTATGCCGGGCATCGGGGGCCTCGAGGCAACCCGACGTATACTTCGCATTGATGATTCTATTCGGGTAATCGTGGTTACCGCCTGTGCGGACGACCCCTATCCGACCCGTGTTATGCAAAGTGGTGCCACCGCCTATATCACCAAGGGTGCGGATATCAAAGAGATGGTACGCGCCATTCGTATGGCCCATTCAGGCCAGCGCTACATCAGCCCGGAAATTGCCCAGAAAATGGCCCTGAAGCAGCTCGGCGGTGGTGACCGTGACGAGGACGGCGAGCTCACACTGTTCGACCGGCTTTCCGAGCGGGAAATGCAGATTGCCATGATGGTAGTGGACTGTCAGAAAGTGCAGGACATTTCGGACAAGCTCTGCCTGAGTCCAAAGACCGTGAACAGCTACCGTTACCGGATTTTCGAGAAACTGGAAATCTCCAGTGATGTTGAATTGGCTCTGATGGCAGTGCGGCTCGGGTTGCTTGATGCCGACAAGGTCTGA
- a CDS encoding AzlC family ABC transporter permease: protein MNQSVFRLTLPILFGYLPLGMAFGVLFATQLDYAWWAAPLMGIVIYAGAGQILAVSLLTVNAGLLEVFIAMFVLNARHLFYGLSLLGQFKGAGWRKLYLIFGLTDETYSLLTSRPRGPDRAHEQEVDFRITGFNQCYWVAGCAIGALLGDNVAFDSTGIEFALVALFIVLTLEQFKALGEGFPIWLGASAAGVAMLILPPAHQLIGAIALVTAVLLFEYRRHRRQALRKESSHG, encoded by the coding sequence ATGAACCAGTCCGTTTTCAGGCTTACGTTGCCCATTCTGTTCGGCTATCTGCCGCTGGGCATGGCCTTTGGTGTGCTGTTCGCAACCCAGCTCGACTATGCCTGGTGGGCAGCGCCGTTGATGGGAATCGTGATTTACGCTGGAGCCGGCCAGATACTGGCCGTGAGCCTTCTGACCGTTAACGCTGGCCTGCTGGAAGTATTCATCGCGATGTTTGTTCTGAACGCCCGCCATCTGTTCTACGGGCTTTCGCTGCTTGGCCAGTTCAAGGGCGCCGGTTGGCGTAAGCTCTACCTGATATTCGGTTTGACGGACGAAACCTATTCCCTGCTTACCAGTCGCCCACGTGGACCTGACCGGGCTCATGAACAGGAGGTGGATTTCCGAATTACCGGCTTCAACCAGTGTTACTGGGTGGCGGGGTGCGCAATCGGTGCATTGCTTGGTGACAATGTCGCCTTTGACAGCACCGGCATTGAGTTCGCTCTGGTGGCCCTGTTTATTGTTTTGACTCTGGAACAATTCAAGGCCCTGGGAGAAGGCTTCCCGATCTGGCTCGGAGCATCCGCCGCGGGCGTCGCCATGCTGATTTTGCCGCCGGCACACCAGTTGATCGGCGCCATCGCCCTGGTCACAGCCGTTCTATTATTCGAATACCGGAGGCATCGTAGGCAAGCACTGCGCAAGGAGAGCAGCCATGGGTGA
- a CDS encoding branched-chain amino acid transporter permease, producing the protein MGESGYLAAFIAVAAIATFATRVIPFLFFERHTEHPLVRHLGRYLPAAVMALLATVFLQRSADWSGSWMGFDALLPGALVVIIHLWRRNALLSIAAGTLSYMAIQQAGM; encoded by the coding sequence ATGGGTGAGTCCGGCTATCTGGCAGCGTTCATCGCGGTAGCAGCCATCGCAACCTTTGCCACGCGGGTAATTCCGTTCCTGTTTTTCGAACGGCATACAGAACACCCGCTGGTGCGCCATCTCGGGCGCTACCTTCCGGCGGCAGTTATGGCTTTGCTGGCAACGGTGTTCCTACAGCGCTCGGCGGACTGGTCTGGCTCCTGGATGGGGTTTGACGCCCTGCTGCCGGGTGCCCTGGTGGTCATCATTCACCTGTGGCGCCGTAATGCCCTGCTCTCCATTGCCGCGGGCACACTCAGCTACATGGCCATTCAGCAAGCCGGGATGTGA
- a CDS encoding DUF1330 domain-containing protein, with product MDAVNPTPEQLQKVLADTPKDQPIVMLNLLRFRDRANYKEEAPERTGREAYTVYMEEAAACVKSVGAEVIWSGRSVGSLIAPPDESWDQVLLVRYPSIDAFMAMIESPDYKGVVKHRTAALQDSRLVANLENRM from the coding sequence ATGGACGCCGTTAATCCCACCCCCGAACAGCTGCAAAAAGTCCTTGCGGATACCCCGAAAGACCAGCCCATAGTGATGCTGAACCTTCTGCGCTTCCGCGATCGGGCCAATTACAAAGAAGAGGCGCCGGAGCGAACTGGCCGTGAAGCCTATACGGTGTATATGGAGGAGGCGGCTGCCTGCGTAAAATCGGTCGGCGCAGAAGTCATCTGGTCCGGCCGCAGCGTTGGTTCGCTGATTGCGCCCCCGGATGAATCCTGGGATCAGGTGCTGCTGGTTCGCTACCCGTCAATCGACGCCTTCATGGCCATGATCGAAAGCCCGGATTACAAAGGCGTGGTCAAACACCGCACCGCCGCCTTGCAGGACTCCCGGCTGGTCGCCAACCTCGAAAACAGGATGTAA
- a CDS encoding (2Fe-2S)-binding protein — MATLTINGERYELDVPDNMPLLWVIRDVVGLKGTKFGCGMAQCGACTVHLNGTAVRSCVTPVSAASGEITTIEAMADDPVGSKVQQAWLDLGVAQCGYCQGGQIMNATALLKRTPNPETGEIVDAMAGNLCRCGTYNRILAAIERASGKEGEA, encoded by the coding sequence ATGGCTACCCTCACGATCAACGGCGAGCGCTACGAGCTTGACGTTCCCGACAACATGCCCCTGCTTTGGGTAATCCGCGACGTTGTCGGCCTCAAAGGAACCAAGTTCGGATGCGGGATGGCTCAGTGCGGCGCCTGCACAGTTCACCTCAACGGGACAGCAGTCCGCTCGTGCGTGACACCGGTCTCTGCGGCCAGTGGCGAGATCACCACCATTGAAGCCATGGCCGACGACCCCGTTGGAAGCAAGGTCCAGCAGGCCTGGCTCGATCTCGGGGTGGCCCAGTGTGGATACTGCCAGGGCGGCCAGATCATGAACGCCACAGCGCTGCTAAAAAGAACACCGAACCCCGAGACCGGGGAGATTGTGGATGCCATGGCAGGGAATCTCTGCCGCTGTGGCACCTACAACCGCATTCTGGCGGCGATCGAACGGGCTTCCGGCAAGGAGGGTGAAGCATGA